Genomic DNA from Carnobacterium divergens DSM 20623:
AATTTTAAATTTAGTTGGTTATTTTGGTGCGTCTTCTAATTCCCACGTAATGGACGACGTGTATTCTGTATTGGCTTCTGGTGTTCCAGCAATCACATTTAATTGAACCGCTTCATTCGCTTGATCTGTTCCTGACCAAGTCGTTAGCCAAGTCCCACGACCGCTTTTATCTTTCGCATTCATGACTGGTCTACTGTCAGCATTAGTAAATAACATTTCTGAATGAGTCGGTGCAAGCGAAATATTGCTTGAGCTTCCAGCTTTTACAACACCGTTTTTGAAAGCTAGACTTGCGCCTTTTAAAACTTTATTGCCATTTTTAAATTCAGTCATTTTAGCAGATAAATGCCACCCTTCTCCAGCTCCTCGTAAATCGGTTACTTGGACAAATGGATTTGCATTCAACGCTTTATAAGCAATATCTTTACCTGTAATTTTGTGTTGTCCAAATTTTATATTAGATACATAGTCGATTGATAACGGTCCAGTTTGTCCTGTACCTTGATTTTCTGGATCTGTTGGATCTAGTGGTTTTGGGACATTTGGATTATCTGGGTTTGTTGGATCAACAGGAGGTGTTACCACGCCTTCACCCGCAATGAAATTAATTTCATTCTCTGATGTATGTGTGCTTGATACGGCTGCCTGTACTTTTGCTCCTCCAAAAGCAAATGAAGCTAAGGCTACAATTGTAATAATATATGAACTTTTTTTCATTTTTTCTCTACCATCCTTTTTAATTCTTTTTATTTATGGTGCATCTTCTAATGACCATGTAATGGTTGAAACATAGCTTGCCACTTTATTTCCTGAAGGTACTGCTAAGGTTACTTTTTCACCGTTTCCTTCGAAGGCATTGCTCCATCTTGAACGACCTTGTGTCGTTGTTGCACTCATAATTTTCGTTGGTGTTGGTGATAGATTCACTTTGAAAGCTGTTGGTGTTAAACTTGGATCCACACCTTCTTCTGTTGTTAATTTACCTGCTGGAATCGTCGTCACAGCACCTTTTAATGTCAATTTTTTATCTTCTGTTTCAAAATTGGTTGCACTTACTTTGAGATTCCACCCTAAATCTTGTCCACGTGAATCCGTTACTTGTAATCCTAATTTCGTACCTTCAACGGGTGTTGCTTCAAGTGGTGCTTGTGCTTCTGCTCCTAATTTTTTTGTTGGAAAATTAAAACTAGAAACGGCATCTAAACTTAATGGTCCTGGGTTCAACGTTGGCGGTTGAATTTCTGGATCCAGTATCTCAGGAACCGTTGCATCTCCTGCTTGTAATTCAAAATTTGCCTTTGAAGTCCCTTTACTTACTTCTGCGGCCACAACTGATTGACTACTCCCCAAAAATACAACACTCATTAAAAGACCTAAACCTATGATAGAATACTTACTTATTTTCATTTTTTTCTCCCCTTTAATCATCCATTTTATTGTGGTGCATCCATTAATGCCCATGTAACAGTAGACATATATTCACCTTTTTTATTTCCGGCAGCAACTGTTAATTTCACTTCATCTTTATCAAAAACGGTTCTCCACGTTCCAGCACCTGATCCTGCAGTAGCACTCATAAAAGTTGCTAAATCAGCATTAACTTCAACCGAACTTGTCGTTGGAGCAACAGAGATATTCCCAGAAGATTTCACTACGCCAGCTGGTAAAATAAGTTTTGTTCCTTTTAATACTTTAGTGCTATCAAGCTTATCGACAAATGGTGTTTGTGATACTTGCACATGCCACCCTGCTTCTTCTCCACGCTTATCACTCACTTGAACATTCGAATTTTCTACAACAGACGTGTAAACTTGTTGTTTTCCCTCTAATTTATGGGTAGAAAATAATAGCGGAGCAATGTTATCTAGTGTCAAACCCCCTTTATTTCCAGTTCCACCTGATGGAATTGTTGGTTCTTCTGGTTCAGTGACTGTGTCATCGTCACCTGGGGTCAAATTGATATAACCATGTGATGTACCACCTTTTCCGTCTACGCTTCCTTTAACTTCATCTTGTGTTTCCGCTGCACTGACTGTGCTTGTTCCTATCAACATACCACTTCCAACTAACCCTATTACTGCCATCATTTTCAATTTCATTTTTATTCCTCCTCTTTTTATTATTGCTACTACCACTAACAGAATCCATCCTACTGTAAGTATTTTAAATTCTTTAGGCTCCCCCGTTTGTGGCAATGTTAAGCTTGCTCTATCAACTTGCGTATTAGGTAACTCTTTGTTTTTTTGAAGAGTCCTGCCCCCGTATTCTTCTCTCTCAGTAAAATAAATACCCGCTTGACTAATAGTTGTATTCGCCATACTTGTTGATGAGAAAGTTAAAAGAAAAAACAAACTAAGTCCTGCTAATAGAACGCGCTTTAGTACCTTCATTTTTTCACCCCCCAATAATGATTGCCTTAGGTTTTTAATATGGAATTACCTAAAACCCAATTAAAATTTTAATTCATTCGTTTAAATCAACTATTTTTTTAATAATAAGACTTCATCATAATATTCAACTGATAATACTTTCGTAACTAAATTAAAACTTTTTTTAACTAGTTTTTCTAACTCAAAAAAATCTAACTCTTCAGGAAGAACGATATTCTTTCTAATTATTTTTAATGTCCCTTTTAAAGATACTTGAAATTCAACAGAATATAATATTCCATCCTCCCATTTATCCTCTATTCTCAACGTAACTCTCCCCCATTTCATTTCCTTCACAATCATTAATTTGAGCGTAAATTTTTTCTTGAATAATATAGACAATTTTTTTCAAACTAGATAGATCCTTATGTGAATAAATCATGAATTCTTCACTACAATTTTGTTCCATTGAACTATTTGTAAGAATCAAATTAGTTTGACTGTTTAATTGGCTCTGTATCTCAATATTTCCTCCAAATAGTAAAAGAAGTTTTTTTTTAATTAATTGTTCACTTAATAAATCAAATGTATCTGACATAAAAATTTTAATTGGCTTAATTTCTTTTTGATTGAATAAATATGTGTAAATGTAGTAATAATATTTTTCAATCACAATCTTTTCGCATATTTCCAACCCTTGACTTTTTATAAAATCTGAAAATTCTTTATTTTCTAATAATTTGTGATAGAACCGTGTTGTTTGTTGGTATATCTTTTGATTTAAGATAATTGGATTCAGATTATTCTCATATTTAGAAAATACAGAGCTTCTATTTAATGATAAGTCATAACGTTGATTTAAAATGTATAGGTCTTGATAGATTTGAAGTTCATCATTTAATGAAATTTGTTGATTAAAAATACGTTTGAATTCTTCTACCCATATTTGATTAATTCTTAAACATTTATTATTGTCATATGAAAACAACATAAAACTCCCCAAAGCGTCCTTCTTTATTGAAGTAATCCGCTCCGCATAAATCATATACATGAAAAAATTGGTTTCGTAAGCAACGTGTTTCTTACTGAAGATACTTTGATTATTTAGATACTCTTCATATATTTTATAAATTTCGTTATAACCTTTGAGCTCATTAAAAAGGTATGTATTTTCTAGAAGGATATTATTTTGAATTAATCTTTTCTTAATGATCAAAATCAAATAATACAACTTATGCTTTTGCATAAAATTCAACTCATTCGTCATACTTTTAATTTTTTCTTGATAAAAACGCTCTACCTCTATTTTTTGATTCTGCTGGAAAGGCCATTCAATAGAATTATAAAAAGAAGTAAAAAACTGGAAATAAAACAGTCTAATGTAATACTCATCTCCAACAATGCCTCCTTTTAAATGGGTGGCTAATGTTAAATTACTTTTTTCAAGAATTCTCATTAGTTGTTTTTTAGCTCTAGAAAAAGTTGCAGGGCTAATATATTTACTTTCACAAAAGTTAGCAACATGGATATGCCCTTTATGATACAACTCTTCTACCATACTAAAGACGATTGATTTTTTTCCACAAGCTAATACAAAAGCATCTAAATTAACATCATTCCTTTGTTTTTTATTCTCGCATGTATTTTCCAAGTAATATTCTTTATCGTTGTTCATTTTAATTTCAATATCAAAATCTTTTAGTTCACTTTCCATAAGGACTAAAAGCGTATACGCAGTCTTTTTCACAATTTTTATATGTTTAGCTATTTCATCTAGGGATACAGGTTTAACAGATTTATTAATGAAATCTACTATTTTAACCATTTTGATATACTCTAAATCTAAAAACTCTAACATATTCTATCTACTCTTTTCTTTTATTTAATCTACACTCTAAGATTAGCACAGTTTTTCTTGTTTTCTTTTCAAATAATTCCTTTAAAAAAAAGCTTGTTTATTCCTACTGTTTCAAAGTTTTTCACCAAATTTAATCTTTTTTTCGCATTCGTTCAAACAAAAAAACGAAAAAAGCCACTTTACGGTTGTTATTTTTTCATTTTTTTCCAAAAATATAAAAATGCTATCACCTCCAACAACTGTTAGTTTAGTCTAATCAGTAATAAAAATACATCTCAAAAACTCCTAACTAACATGGAGTTTTTGAAATGTATTCTAATTAATAACCTTATTCAATTATTTATTTACTTCGATTAGCATGCCTAACTCTCATTAATTTAAATTAAAACCAACTTAATAAATAATAAAAAATCATGTATCTTGATTGGTAAAATAGAAAGTAGAATAAAACGTTTCTAGTTTGGACCAGTCCTTTTCTCTTGGATATGTCAGAAAACAAAGGACTTCCACATTTGGGATAACAAGTCCAGGTATATTCGTAAGAACCAAATCACATTGATTTTTGATGTTTTCTATATCCACGAGGGTATAATTAATTCTTTTAACATCAAAACGTTTTTTAAATCTGTAGGTGATTTCATTTTGAATACGTTTTATAAATTTCTCTTCTGTACTGTAAATAAACCTTATTTTTAATGGCACTACTTCCCTCTCAAGTACGATGACAAATTCGTCCCAATAGATGATCAATATGCGTATATAGTCGTTTAATTTATAGTCTTCCAAAACTTCATCTTGAAAAATCTCTTTTAATTTTAATCGGATAAACTCAATTCCTTTAAAATAGTCATGGTTGAAATGATTGACAATATCCAATGAAAGATCGTATAAAATATGATGTTTTCCATATTCAATCATCCGACTATTACAAAGAAGAGTTACTAATACTTCTCTATTGGTCTGTTCAATTTTATACTTAAAAGCTATACTATCAATCAATTCTTCAAATTTTTCTTTGGTTTGTTTAAGCTGATTATTTATTTTTGCATGTTCTACTAATTTATTGTAACTAAAAGACCATTTCCCATCTAAAAATAAAGAAAATAATTGAATTAAATCTTGATCACTAATATCTGTATTAAATGCATTATTTAATTGTTTTTTGATTGACGAAGTGTCAACATCAGAAAAAATATTTTTCCGTTTAAGATTTGGCTCATCAATGACAAAATGATTGTTTTTCCGTCGAATTAATTGTACCAACATAAACATCTCTATTTGTTCTCTGCCTTGATATTCTAATTTAACATAATATTGTTTTAATGCTAAATCGATTAGCTCCTTAACTGCAGCTATCTGCGCTTCTGTGAAAATAGTTTTATTAAAATAATATCGCTCTAACACATAATAGGTAAAAACAGTATAAATTCTCCATTCATCCCCTATAATTTGCAACGGGTTTAAATTTATTTCCATACCTTCTTCCCGTAATACGACATTAATTCTGCTCACCATTCTTCTCAAAGATGAAGCGCTCAGAAATAACTCTTCTGACAACTTTTCTATTGTATAGGTTTCACACAAAAAAATTTTTTCAAGTAAACTGAATTCAAGGCTTGCTGAAAGCAAAGCAGAGTATATATACATAATAGAATAGTTAGAAGGGATTACAATTTTTACGCCTTTATTTCCATTAACCTTAATGTCAATCGGAAATAGAATTAACCTCGCATGCTCGATATCTCTTTTTAACGTTTTAGAAGAGACCTTAAGGTTATTACAAAGATCCCCCATAAGCAGCTCGTCTTTATCGTACAAAAATTCAACTAAATTTAAAATACGACTGTCCTGAGGAGACAATATTCTTCTCATATCTAATCAACTATCTTTTTTCACCTTAACTTTTATTTAAACGCGCTCTTCTTTAGGGCTGTAAAAAGTTTAGTTAAGATTTCATTTCGACACACCTGTCTGCATAGATAATTAATTTTTAGCTAACAAAAATTCAATATCTTTCATCATATTTTTAGGGCTATCCGTCGGTGCATATCTTTTTACAATAGTTCCTTCTTGATCAATTAAAAATTTCGTGAAATTCCATTTAATTTTACTTCCTAAAACACCTGAAGTATTCTCAACTAAATAAGAAAAAATTGGGTTCGCATTTTCACCGTTTACTTTGGAAATCTCATGCATAGGAAAGCTCACTCCATAAGTCAAACGACATGCCTCTCCCGCTTCTTTGCTCGTACCTAGTTCTTGTTTAAACTGGTTAGATGGGAATCCTAAGACCTCTAATCCTTTTTCACTGTATGCCTCATAGATTGTTTCTAAATCTTCAAATTGAGGTGCTAGCCCACACTTAGTTGCTGTATTTACGATCACGAGTACCTTACCTCGATATTTTTCCATTGAGTAGGTTTCGCCATTTTCTAGTGTTGCTGTATAATCATAAATAGTCATTTTAGTTCCCCTTCCTCAAATAACAAAAGTTAATTTTCATTCTATTGACTATTCATAGTATATCCTAAAACTACTTTTTCCCCTCTGATTTAGTCTTATTTTTTAGCATTTTTTTATACAATGTTCAATCAGGTATGATTAAGGGGAGACTTAGGTATACTTTTAATATTTCTCTCTACCTAATAAGCATATATTGAGTACCTTCTATATTTAGTCCTTTTCTATTATCATGAATTGTCTATCTTTTTGCAAGAACTTATTGTAACCTTAATCATGCTATTTTTTGTAACCTAGAATCAAGGTTCTAGCAATGACACTTCATCTTCAAAATTTAAATAAATTGAATTTTTTCACTTTCTTCTTTTTGATTGCACTCTCTTGTTCATTCATAGCAGGAATTCGTAATTTAAAGAAACATTAAAGTAGACCAAATAAAAACAAGCAACGCTTTTATTTGGTGAGAAAAGTGTTGCTTGCTTTTATAATTTATTTAGTAGATGCTTGTGGTTTTATTTTCTCCCACACGACTGTCATTTCGTTATACTCGTTAATTTCAATAATGGGTTGCTTTTGATAATAAATAAGAAAAAATAATAAATGAATCATCCAATCATTCCTCTCATCTTTAAGAACATTCTTACCTTTCTATATCTATCTTACCGAAGAGCTATGAACATTCTGTTAATAAAAACTAAAGGAAAGGTTAAATCAGTAAAATAAAACAGCTGTCCACAAATTGTGAACAGCTGTTTTTAATTTGTAACTTCAATCGAAGTTAGCATCTTTTTCATATTTCGTTTTCTAAAGTAACCTAAAATAATACCTAGTAGTTGGTCATTTAAATTTTGAATCGTTCCAAAAGACTCCATTTTTTCTTCATAATGAATACGGCAACGATTAGCATCCAACGCTTCAATTTTGTAGGCTACTTCAAATTTATTTTTCACTGTTTCCGTTGTGAATGCATACGCTTCGTTATCTACCATTTCAGTAATCACAATTTTACCAGTAGATGTTTTATTGAATTGTTTTTTATAAGTAAAACCTGCTAATTGATTTCTTCTTAAGGCTTTCTTTGTGTGTACACGAATATCGTACAACACAGATTCCATCACTCGGTCGTAAAAATATTGAGCGGATACATTTAATTCTTTTGTAATTTCCATTTATTTTCCCCTCCACTTTTTTTAATCCCTTGAGCTTTGCCTTTTCGATAAATAAGATAGCCCACTGCTAAAATGAATCCTCCTGTGATTAACACAGAATAGTTGATAATCATTCCATTTCCAACAGCACTCATCATCATAATCAGCAATCCGATACTCATTACAAACAATCCATTCTTAAGCATATGACTCATCCTTTCATTCTGCGGTTACTTGAAAATATAACACTGCACCATAAGGAGTCTCCTTAATAATTTCTTTTACTTTTTTTGCAGTGGCTTCAAGATCAGTTGCATTTGTGTTGAAATACAATTTCATTCCTTTTTTTTCAATAAACTCAAAAGTTAATCCTTCTTCATTATACGTTGTTAACGTTTCAATTATTTTATCTTGTTGAACTGGTGCATTTAATACGATCATCGGGTTCCCTCTTTTCTCTTGATTAGGTTCCTTACTATACTATAATGCAAGTTTCATGCCAAGTAGTTAGCTCTGAAAACCTTATTTTAAAACGATTTAATTAGTCTAAACAATTACACATACCTTTTAAATTTACACACTAATAATAAAACGGTTTGCTTTGATGACTGATCCATCGAAGCAAACCGTTATTTTTATGCGTCTACTTCACCTGCATTTGGATCAATTTTATTTGCTGCTAATACAAATGGTGTCCAGATTGCAAAAGCAACAACTGAATTAATTAAGGTTAAAATTGGTGCACGCCAGTCCCCGCCAGTTGCAAGGAATGAATTTAAGAACGGAGGCATAACCCATAGCACTTGAACTTTGATTGGACTTACTAAACCAAGTGTTGTTGCAAAGTAAGCAATTGTTACCATCACACATGGTGCTAATAAGAATGGAATAAAGTAAATAGCGTTCAATACAATTGGCAAACCAAACATTGCTGGTTCATTGATGTTGAAAATTCCTGGCGCTAATGATAACTTAGCAACAGTTAATTGATCTGCGCGTTTTGAGAATAGTAAGATGGCAATAATCAAGACAATCGTACCACCTGAACCACCCATCCAAACATAAGCATCAAATGATCCGCGTACCCACTCATAAGGAAGTGGCAAACCTTTTTGTGCAGCGTTTACATTTTCAAGCCCTGCAGTTCCCCAAATAGATTCTAGAACTGGTGCTAATACGTTAGGTCCATGAATTCCAAAGAACCATAACAATTGAACTAAGAAAGTAATTAGTAGTACAACGCTAAAGCCTTGTGATAGCGCTAATAGCGGCGCTTGGATTTCTGCAGAAATCCAATCAATAATAGCCATTCCTGTTACTTTTGTAAATACGAAATTGATAATACCTGAAACATATAAAGCAACTGTTGCTGGGATAATTGCAGCAAAAGCTTTTGATACTGCTGGTGGAACTTGTTCTGGCATTTTGATTGTAATATTTGCTAACATTAATTTAGAGAAAATAATAACTGAAATAAATCCGAATAACATTGCTGTAAATAGTCCAGTGCCACCTAAGTGTGCGCCAATATTAAAATAACTACCACCTGTTGATGAAATAACTGAAACCCCATCTGCTGTTGCTACTTGTCCACCTGCATCTGTAATCATTGTTACAGCGCTTTTAGATAAAACAGCTTTTAGTGGGAAATCAACGGTTGCTGCTTGTGCTAATCCCATTACAAATGCTGCTAGTGAAACCACTGCACCTGATAAAGCATCTACTTTATAAGCTTTAGCTAAATTATAACCTAATGTCATTGAGAAAATAACTGCTACAACTGCTAAAGTTCCTGTCCAAACAAATCCATTAACTCCAATGATTGGATTCATTGCTTTAACAAAACCTGTCCATCCCCATTCAGTAGGAAAATCACGTAAGAAGGCATTTAACAGTACTGCAATCGATCCTGCCATAGTTGCTGGCATTGTACCAATAAAAGCATCACGTAGAGCAACCAAGTGCTTCTGTGATCCTACTTTTGTTGCAACTGGAACCACATATTTTTCGAGCCAATTCATCAAACCATTCATTTTTATTCCTCCCAAAATTTAATTAATAGTTATAAAATAAATAAAAGCGTTCTCATTTATTTTGATAATATCCAAATCTAGTAAGTTTTTTCTTGCTGGTTAACAGAAATACTCATCATCCTTTTGTAAACAATGACCATTTATCTCGCTAAATCACGAAATAGGATAGTATTCATTAAATGATCTTGGCTCATCGTTTACAGCACTTTTAGCATTTCCCCTATTGATGATCAATCCCATGATTATTTCTAAATTTTGTTCATTCAGTTATCACATCCACTCCTTTACTAAATCGTCATGACTATTTCATTAAGTTCATTGCTTGATCTAATACTTTTTCGCCATTCATCATGCCATAATCTTGCATGTTAATAACTTCTAATGGAATGCCTTTTTCAGCTACCTTAGGTTCAAATTGGGCTTTCATAAAGCGTACTTGTGGGCCTAATAGCATCACGTCAATATTTTTTGATTCTAAATTTGTATCAGCTTCTGAAGCGGATACTGCAAAAATTTCTGCGTCTAGTCCTCTTGCTTCTGCTGCTTTTTCCATCTTTGTTACTAATAAACTTGTACTCATTCCTGCTGAACATACTAACATGATTGTTTTATCTGCCATTGTCATTCACTCCGTTTCTTTTTATTGTTTACACTTTATTATAATGCAAGTTTCGTGCCAATAAAAAAGATATTGAAAACGCTATCATTATAACGTTTCCAATATCTTTTTTATTCTACACACTTTGAGGAATGTTTACACAGATAAGTTATTTCATTGATTCTCCATTAATTTATCTGCCCAAGCCAACACACTTTCTCCGTCCATCAAGCCATAATCCTTCATTGAAATTACTTCAACAGGAATTCCTTTTGGTTCTAGCAAAGGCGCAAACTGTTTTTTCATAAAACGTACTTGTGGACCTAGTAACATGACATCAATTTCTTTTTCTTCTAAATAGGTATTCACATCTGAACCTGAAAGAGCAAATATTTCAAAAGGCAACTGCTTACTTTTTGCTGCTTTTTCCATATTTGAAACTAAGAGACTGGTACTCATTCCTGCTGAACATACTACCATAATCTTTTTCTTTTCCAATTGGTTGTACCTCCTATTTACTTTCTTAAAAAAAGATAGGAGAATATCTCCTATCTTTACTTTAGTGGCTTGTGCTTAAGCGATTGGTACGCCAGCCATTTTTTTATATAAATCAACCATCTCAGCTGCTAAGTCACGGAATGTGATTGCATTCATTAAATGATCTTGACTGTGTACGGTTAACAATGTTACTGCTACATGATCGCCTTTTGCTTCTTGTGTAAGCATACTAGTTTGTGAATGATGAGCTTCTACCAATGCTTTGTCTGAATCAATTAATTTTTGATCTGCCAACTCAAAATCACCTTTTTTTGCTGCATGAATGGCTTCCATTGCATCACTCTTAGCATTTCCTCCGTTAATAATTAATCCCATGATTGTTTCTAAATTTTCTTGATCTGCCATAATTAAACGCTCCTCTATCTACTAATTGTGTATTTTTATTTCATTAAGCTTAACGCTTGATCTAATACTTTTTCGCCATTCATCATACCGTAATCTTGCATGTTAATAACTTCTAATGGAATTCCTTTTTCTGCTAATTTAGGTTCAAATTGGGCTTTCATAAAGCGTACTTGTGGGCCTAATAGCATCACGTCAATATTTTTTGATTCTAAATTTGTATCAGCTTCTGAAGCGGATACTGCAAAAATTTCTGCGTCTAGTCCTCTTGCTTCTGCTGCTTTTTCCATCTTTGTTACTAATAAACTTGTACTCATTCCTGCTGAACATACTAACATGATTGTTTTATCTGCCATTGTTATTCACTCCGTTTCTCTTATTGTCTACACTTTATTATAATGCAAGTTCCGTGCCAACTTTTAATCATCAAAATCCAGATATACCAATGTTTTTAGGATTCATTTAATTACACTCTCTACCTTAAATTTTTACACACTTCATTTAAACAGCAACTTTATTGATTGCACGCTTCTTTTTCCCTTTACACTATCGCTTGAAGCTAATTTTAGTAGACTGATTATAGTCAATACCAATAAAGAAACATCCCACACTTAAAATTGTGGGATGTCTTTAAATTTAAGCTACTTCTTTTTCGCGTTTTAATTCTTGAATTTCAGCAATTTTTACAAATGGTGCGTAGATTACAACTGAAATTAATAAGTTAACTGCTGCTAATACTCCACCTGCAACGCTTTGAGTTGCTAAGAATCCGCCAATAATTGGAGGAGTTACCCATGGTGGCATTACCGTTGCTGCTGGTACAAGTCCAGAACTAGTTGCCAAGTATGCAACAGTTACTAAAACAACTGGTGTCAAAATAAATGGAATGAACATTAATGGGTTTAGCACAATTGGCAAACCGAACATCATTGGTTCATTAATATTAAAAATCCCTGGTGCTGTACTTAAATTTGTTACGATTTTATAAGCTTTATTACGACGTCCGAATAAGAAAATAGCAATAATTAAACCTAATGTTGCACCTGTTCCACCTAAGTTTACAAATGAATCAAAGAATGGTTTGTTTACAATATAGGGTGCTACTTCGCCAGCTTTGATTGCCGCTTGATTCGCTTCAATTGCTGGTAAATTAATTGTTTGCATTAATGGCTCTACCATGTTCGCGCCATGTAATCCAAAGAACCATAGGAATGGTGTAATAAATGCTAATAGCATTGCTGATGGCAATGAATTTGCCAATCCCATAAATGGTTGTTGAACCAACTCGTAGAATGACGCTACTAAATCTTTAACACCGAATGCTAAGAAAATTGTTGTGATTAAACCAAAGATACTAATTGTAATCATTGCTGGGAATAACGCTGCAAATGATTTTGCTACTGCTGGTGGCACGCCTTCTGGCATTTTTACGATTAGTTTTTCATTTCCAACTAGACGAGAAAAAATCTCAGCAGAAATCAAACCAACTAATAGTGCGATAAACAATCCGTTTGAAGCCATTCCTGTTGCTCCACCAAGAGCAAAGAAAGATGCTACAGAAACAA
This window encodes:
- a CDS encoding helix-turn-helix domain-containing protein; protein product: MLEFLDLEYIKMVKIVDFINKSVKPVSLDEIAKHIKIVKKTAYTLLVLMESELKDFDIEIKMNNDKEYYLENTCENKKQRNDVNLDAFVLACGKKSIVFSMVEELYHKGHIHVANFCESKYISPATFSRAKKQLMRILEKSNLTLATHLKGGIVGDEYYIRLFYFQFFTSFYNSIEWPFQQNQKIEVERFYQEKIKSMTNELNFMQKHKLYYLILIIKKRLIQNNILLENTYLFNELKGYNEIYKIYEEYLNNQSIFSKKHVAYETNFFMYMIYAERITSIKKDALGSFMLFSYDNNKCLRINQIWVEEFKRIFNQQISLNDELQIYQDLYILNQRYDLSLNRSSVFSKYENNLNPIILNQKIYQQTTRFYHKLLENKEFSDFIKSQGLEICEKIVIEKYYYYIYTYLFNQKEIKPIKIFMSDTFDLLSEQLIKKKLLLLFGGNIEIQSQLNSQTNLILTNSSMEQNCSEEFMIYSHKDLSSLKKIVYIIQEKIYAQINDCEGNEMGESYVENRG
- a CDS encoding DUF3284 domain-containing protein gives rise to the protein MEITKELNVSAQYFYDRVMESVLYDIRVHTKKALRRNQLAGFTYKKQFNKTSTGKIVITEMVDNEAYAFTTETVKNKFEVAYKIEALDANRCRIHYEEKMESFGTIQNLNDQLLGIILGYFRKRNMKKMLTSIEVTN
- a CDS encoding glutathione peroxidase, which translates into the protein MTIYDYTATLENGETYSMEKYRGKVLVIVNTATKCGLAPQFEDLETIYEAYSEKGLEVLGFPSNQFKQELGTSKEAGEACRLTYGVSFPMHEISKVNGENANPIFSYLVENTSGVLGSKIKWNFTKFLIDQEGTIVKRYAPTDSPKNMMKDIEFLLAKN
- a CDS encoding PTS sugar transporter subunit IIC, with protein sequence MNGLMNWLEKYVVPVATKVGSQKHLVALRDAFIGTMPATMAGSIAVLLNAFLRDFPTEWGWTGFVKAMNPIIGVNGFVWTGTLAVVAVIFSMTLGYNLAKAYKVDALSGAVVSLAAFVMGLAQAATVDFPLKAVLSKSAVTMITDAGGQVATADGVSVISSTGGSYFNIGAHLGGTGLFTAMLFGFISVIIFSKLMLANITIKMPEQVPPAVSKAFAAIIPATVALYVSGIINFVFTKVTGMAIIDWISAEIQAPLLALSQGFSVVLLITFLVQLLWFFGIHGPNVLAPVLESIWGTAGLENVNAAQKGLPLPYEWVRGSFDAYVWMGGSGGTIVLIIAILLFSKRADQLTVAKLSLAPGIFNINEPAMFGLPIVLNAIYFIPFLLAPCVMVTIAYFATTLGLVSPIKVQVLWVMPPFLNSFLATGGDWRAPILTLINSVVAFAIWTPFVLAANKIDPNAGEVDA
- a CDS encoding WxL domain-containing protein, which codes for MKKSSYIITIVALASFAFGGAKVQAAVSSTHTSENEINFIAGEGVVTPPVDPTNPDNPNVPKPLDPTDPENQGTGQTGPLSIDYVSNIKFGQHKITGKDIAYKALNANPFVQVTDLRGAGEGWHLSAKMTEFKNGNKVLKGASLAFKNGVVKAGSSSNISLAPTHSEMLFTNADSRPVMNAKDKSGRGTWLTTWSGTDQANEAVQLNVIAGTPEANTEYTSSITWELEDAPK
- a CDS encoding WxL domain-containing protein, producing MKISKYSIIGLGLLMSVVFLGSSQSVVAAEVSKGTSKANFELQAGDATVPEILDPEIQPPTLNPGPLSLDAVSSFNFPTKKLGAEAQAPLEATPVEGTKLGLQVTDSRGQDLGWNLKVSATNFETEDKKLTLKGAVTTIPAGKLTTEEGVDPSLTPTAFKVNLSPTPTKIMSATTTQGRSRWSNAFEGNGEKVTLAVPSGNKVASYVSTITWSLEDAP
- a CDS encoding WxL domain-containing protein; protein product: MKVLKRVLLAGLSLFFLLTFSSTSMANTTISQAGIYFTEREEYGGRTLQKNKELPNTQVDRASLTLPQTGEPKEFKILTVGWILLVVVAIIKRGGIKMKLKMMAVIGLVGSGMLIGTSTVSAAETQDEVKGSVDGKGGTSHGYINLTPGDDDTVTEPEEPTIPSGGTGNKGGLTLDNIAPLLFSTHKLEGKQQVYTSVVENSNVQVSDKRGEEAGWHVQVSQTPFVDKLDSTKVLKGTKLILPAGVVKSSGNISVAPTTSSVEVNADLATFMSATAGSGAGTWRTVFDKDEVKLTVAAGNKKGEYMSTVTWALMDAPQ
- a CDS encoding helix-turn-helix domain-containing protein encodes the protein MRRILSPQDSRILNLVEFLYDKDELLMGDLCNNLKVSSKTLKRDIEHARLILFPIDIKVNGNKGVKIVIPSNYSIMYIYSALLSASLEFSLLEKIFLCETYTIEKLSEELFLSASSLRRMVSRINVVLREEGMEINLNPLQIIGDEWRIYTVFTYYVLERYYFNKTIFTEAQIAAVKELIDLALKQYYVKLEYQGREQIEMFMLVQLIRRKNNHFVIDEPNLKRKNIFSDVDTSSIKKQLNNAFNTDISDQDLIQLFSLFLDGKWSFSYNKLVEHAKINNQLKQTKEKFEELIDSIAFKYKIEQTNREVLVTLLCNSRMIEYGKHHILYDLSLDIVNHFNHDYFKGIEFIRLKLKEIFQDEVLEDYKLNDYIRILIIYWDEFVIVLEREVVPLKIRFIYSTEEKFIKRIQNEITYRFKKRFDVKRINYTLVDIENIKNQCDLVLTNIPGLVIPNVEVLCFLTYPREKDWSKLETFYSTFYFTNQDT